A single window of Oncorhynchus keta strain PuntledgeMale-10-30-2019 chromosome 34, Oket_V2, whole genome shotgun sequence DNA harbors:
- the LOC118367649 gene encoding tetratricopeptide repeat protein 24, translating into MASDSYPSHEGRKKKKNSDKCVKSKDKEADVLKVQVDIEELTASGHIALKQGDCEEALRCFKKAFKASMELKETRVQQACAFNLGAAYVEAGKALKGLDFLKRAQPGEKGERVADLQFNLAVAHEILGNHGQAAGYYLQAAQLYRSQGDGASEGDSCMKMSHCHLLLKDWTQAAQSFQRAGESYRMAGKLDSATMAYKEAGSHMLQSDDFTTDDIITVLTDCLELSNNIKDPELLGKVYNDLGLIFSQLKLFQEAAGCYERALPLASTRPSRLAVVLQNLGAVHNTLSQYRQALDYHHQAANLHGSLGSRRAQGRCFSNLAVALSQLGEHEEAAENYLHALQAFKDTDDYKGQWQTCECLGEARFKLRDLERATLYYKQALGLLSKCKDSSSSVQERLVNKLSEALQHRLSLITPGKPQRCLGPRLHTQNRKAVLNGHRAKTEPQVSGAGSAEVSTGAPGKEEDAPGPDGEQAHSVTMGEASDSQSPVTGSLTEQPGYRTVLPGANRNLNNHFEHPDPHYQDPSNHHVLAQKSENLYERIKPVTTQTDSETPLSESSEVSPIAASDNEEAIPLLKKRKSQICTVM; encoded by the exons ATGGCATCTGATAGCTACCCATCACATGAGGgcaggaagaagaagaaaaatagtGACAAATGTGTAAAGAGCAAAGACAAAGAGGCTGATGTCCTGAAGGTCCAGGTGGACATAGAGGAGCTCACAGCCTCTGGCCACATTGCCCTAAAGCAAGGGGACTGTGAGGAAGCCCTCCGCTGTTTCAAAAAGGCCTTCAAAGCTTCCATGGAG TTAAAGGAGACCAGGGTCCAGCAGGCATGTGCCTTTAACCTGGGAGCTGCCTACGTGGAGGCGGGTAAAGCCCTGAAGGGGCTGGACTTCCTGAAGCGGGCCCAGccaggagagaagggggagcggGTAGCAGACCTCCAGTTCAATCTGGCCGTAGCCCATGAGATCCTGGGGAACCACGGCCAGGCGGCTGGTTACTACCTCCAGGCAGCCCAGCTGTACCGCTCCCAGGGGGACGGGGCCAGTGAGGGGGACTCCTGTATGAAAATGTCCCACTGTCACCTGCTCCTAAAG GACTGGACCCAGGCAGCTCAAAGCTTCCAGAGGGCTGGAGAGAGctacaggatggcaggcaagCTGGACTCAGCCACCATGGCCTACAAAGAGGCAGGGAGTCACATGCTCCAGTCAGATGACTTCACCACGGATGATATCATCACCGTGCTCACTGATTGCCTTGAGCTGAGCAATAACATCAAAGACCCAGAGTTGCTCG GTAAGGTGTACAATGACCTGGGCCTGATTTTCTCCCAGCTGAAGTTGTTCCAGGAGGCAGCCGGGTGCTATGAGCGGGCCCTGCCCCTGGCCAGCACCAGGCCCAGCAGGCTGGCCGTGGTCCTACAGAACCTGGGAGCCGTTCACAACACACTGAGCCAGTACCGGCAGGCCCTGGACTACCACCACCAGGCAGCCAACCTGCATG ggTCTTTGGGCAGTCGTCGTGCTCAGGGCCGCTGCTTCAGTAACTTGGCCGTTGCTCTCAGTCAGCTGGGGGAGCATGaggaggcagcagagaactaccTCCACGCCTTGCAGGCCTTCAAAGACACTG ATGACTATAAGGGCCAATGGCAGACTTGTGAGTGTTTAGGGGAAGCTCGTTTTAAGTTGAGAGACCTGGAGAGAGCCACCCTCTACTACAAACAAGCTCTGGGTTTACTGTCAAAGTGCAAG GACTCGTCCAGCTCGGTCCAGGAGCGTCTGGTCAACAAGCTGAGCGAGGCCCTGCAACACAGGCTGTCACTGATCACCCCTGGAAAACCCCAG AGATGTCTCGGCCCTCGTCTACACACTCAAAATAGAAAAGCTGTTCTGAATGGCCATAGGGCAAAGACTGAGCCCCAAG TGAGTGGAGCTGGCTCAGCAGAGGTGTCTACCGGAGCGCCGGGGAAGGAGGAGGATGCCCCGGGGCCAGATGGAGAACAGGCACACTCAGTGACCATGGGAGAAGCAAGTGACTCCCAGTCACCGGTGACAGGATCTCTCACTGAGCAGCCGGGCTATCGGACTGTGCTGCCAGGGGCAAACAG GAACCTGAATAATCATTTTGAGCATCCTGACCCCCATTACCAGGATCCATCAAACCACCATGTACTCGCCCAGAAGA GCGAGAATTTATATGAGCGCATTAAACCGGTGACAACACAGACTGACAG TGAGACTCCATTGTCCGAGAGCTCCGAAGTTTCACCCATTGCTGCGTCAGATAATGAAGAGGCCATACCCCTGTTAAAGAAACGGAAGTCCCAAATCTGCACGGTCATGTAG